CGGGGTATCCACATCGAGCTCAAGACAATTACGCTCCACATCGATGTGCTGACGGATGAAAATCAATTGCATCAATTTAGGATGCTAATTACCTAGGCAAAAATCATAACAATTAATCAGCGCAGGAACAGGTTTGGGTATCGTACCAGCAGGCCCTTGGAGCAGAGTGTCAAGATCCTAGCGTGCGCGACCTTGAGCAAGGCGCACGAGTACGCGAAGTCGTGAATCACTGGGTCGTATTCGCCGAAGCCGAGGTGGGACAGGTACGCGTCCCGCAGCTCCGGCGTGTCGGCGTTCCACGTCGACCTTGAGTTGCCCTTGCCGACGAACACGATGGGCTCGGTCAAGTAGTCGTCCCTAGAATAGAGGATGTCGCCGTGGAGCGCGAAGGACTCGAGCGCGGGCGCGGCCACATGCAGGTCGCGCATGGCCAGGCAGCACACGATTTCCAGGCCCCGCAGCCTCTCGCCGTTGACCCTCACCGACCGGAGCAGGTGGCAGCTCCTCAGGCTCAGGAACTCGAGCAGCCGGCACCCCGAGACCACGTCCCGGAGGGCATCGTCGGTGACGTCGACGCGGTCGAGGGAGAGCGACGTCAGGCCGGCGAGCCCCGCGGCGCCGGGCCGGACGGCACGGAGGCTGCACCTGCCCAAGCTGAGCACCGCCAGGGAGTTCTCGACCTGGAACAAGTCATCTGGAAGCTGAAGCAGGGATGCGTCGTCGTTGTGCAGGATGCCCGGCCGCGCCAGGTCTACACGAACCTCCCGGGCGCCTCTCCCCAGGGCGGCCGCGATCCACTCGAGGACGTCCTGCCCGAGCGCGCCGACCGGGGACAGCGCAACGCGGAACACGTCGATGGGCGCTGCGCCGTGTATCGCGATACAGCGGGCCACCGTGGCTGCGATCTGCGCCGGCGACTGGCCGCGGACGAAGTCGCGGTCGGTGAAGTCGAGGACGGCGGAGGCGGCGATCGCGTGGATCCACAGGCGTGCCCACCTCGTGGAGAGGGCGCCGGTGCGGACAGCGCTCTTGAGGGAGAGCCCGCCGAGGATGGAGTGGAGGACGTCGTCGGGGAGGCCGCTCAGCCGGTCCTCCGATGATGATTCTCCCGTGGCCTTGGCGCGCTTCTTTGTGCTGGATTCTATCTCCATTATATTGCAAATTGCTGTGGTAGTGTAACTTGTTGAACTGTCTGAGTTTTATATATGTACATAGCAGTGTCGCGTGGAAATGTTCAATCGCCTGGCCTTCCCTCGCAAGATTTGTAACAAGTGTGAAATCAGGCACATGCGCAAGTGACAGTGACATATCGCGGCTTCTTGCTAGACAAGGAGGCGCCCGGTCAGCGGGTCAATTTTGGGCAAACATCAAGCAATCTATTTTTTTCTTGGTTTTGCAATTCTCACTGGAATAAGAATTCACTTACTCATTCTAACTTCAGAGCGGTTATATTTATATGGCATGTGAGTTc
This Lolium perenne isolate Kyuss_39 chromosome 1, Kyuss_2.0, whole genome shotgun sequence DNA region includes the following protein-coding sequences:
- the LOC127335199 gene encoding F-box protein At3g62230-like, with product MEIESSTKKRAKATGESSSEDRLSGLPDDVLHSILGGLSLKSAVRTGALSTRWARLWIHAIAASAVLDFTDRDFVRGQSPAQIAATVARCIAIHGAAPIDVFRVALSPVGALGQDVLEWIAAALGRGAREVRVDLARPGILHNDDASLLQLPDDLFQVENSLAVLSLGRCSLRAVRPGAAGLAGLTSLSLDRVDVTDDALRDVVSGCRLLEFLSLRSCHLLRSVRVNGERLRGLEIVCCLAMRDLHVAAPALESFALHGDILYSRDDYLTEPIVFVGKGNSRSTWNADTPELRDAYLSHLGFGEYDPVIHDFAYSCALLKVAHARILTLCSKGLLHIDVERNCLELDVDTPNLEELQLLMGSMGDDDLALFAGFFELTVPPLLERLFVQLPAACNGTTTGEDEDIVLDEEIVLDHLTFVKMMNFRGTTHELMLLRFVLRRAPVLEQLVLVTPEEEGTPTNHGKLLKIVQEHVSQIRKASPDAHITVCRPQEDDSRSPAHTKYYHDDQENSS